In Flavobacterium sp., a single window of DNA contains:
- a CDS encoding DUF5009 domain-containing protein, translated as MTKTIANNRLMSVDVLRGFDLLMIIVADRFFYNLNTAANTSLTKTLADQFEHPEWIGFHLYDVIMPLFLFVVGVVIPFSLGKRSKETYSDFKLYRHILKRFVVLFILGWIVQGNLLELNISKFHIFSNTLQAIAVGYLFSCIAYLNLSKRGRYIFFIICLVLYAVLLSIPSYFGHNFELLPEKNLPIFIDQQVFGPFYDQTQYSWLLTGLGFTATTLSGLFAGELLLSSLSRKKIALYLFLIGVTAIILSLIIGIWHPIIKKIWTSSFVIFSSGISFVLLALFYWVVDVQGYTKWAYPFRVIGLNAIAAYVGSHVFNFSLIAKQIFFGFEQFTGAYYDAFCDLAGFGILYFILWYMHKNKTYIKV; from the coding sequence ATGACTAAAACAATTGCAAATAACCGATTAATGTCGGTAGACGTACTGCGAGGATTTGATCTATTGATGATTATAGTGGCAGACCGATTTTTCTATAATTTGAATACTGCAGCAAATACAAGTTTAACAAAAACACTTGCCGACCAATTTGAGCATCCGGAATGGATTGGTTTTCATTTATATGACGTTATAATGCCTTTATTCTTATTTGTTGTTGGTGTTGTAATTCCGTTTTCATTAGGAAAAAGAAGCAAAGAAACGTATTCAGATTTTAAATTATACCGACACATTTTAAAACGATTTGTCGTGCTGTTTATATTGGGATGGATTGTGCAGGGAAATCTTCTTGAACTAAATATTTCAAAATTTCACATTTTTAGCAATACGCTTCAGGCCATTGCAGTAGGCTATTTATTTTCGTGCATCGCTTATTTGAATTTATCAAAAAGAGGAAGATATATCTTTTTTATAATTTGCCTTGTTTTATACGCCGTATTATTATCAATTCCGAGCTACTTTGGTCACAATTTCGAATTATTACCAGAAAAAAATCTCCCAATATTTATCGATCAGCAGGTTTTCGGACCATTTTACGATCAAACGCAGTATTCCTGGCTTTTAACAGGTTTAGGATTTACAGCCACAACATTATCAGGATTGTTTGCCGGAGAATTGCTATTATCTTCTCTTTCAAGAAAAAAAATAGCACTTTACCTTTTCTTAATCGGAGTAACTGCAATTATTCTGTCATTAATAATTGGTATCTGGCATCCCATTATCAAAAAAATATGGACAAGTTCATTTGTAATTTTTTCATCAGGAATCAGCTTTGTTTTATTAGCTTTATTCTATTGGGTTGTCGACGTTCAGGGTTATACAAAATGGGCTTATCCATTTAGAGTAATTGGTCTAAATGCAATTGCAGCTTATGTTGGGTCGCATGTTTTTAATTTCTCCTTAATAGCCAAGCAGATTTTTTTTGGGTTTGAGCAATTTACAGGCGCTTATTATGACGCATTTTGCGACTTGGCCGGTTTTGGAATTCTTTATTTCATACTTTGGTATATGCACAAAAACAAAACCTATATAAAAGTGTAA
- a CDS encoding Gfo/Idh/MocA family oxidoreductase, with amino-acid sequence MKSLKILLLAFLLFKVCDTSAQLIKTKTPKRDKGQTDVLRLATPAIPHVRVAVIGLGMRGTGAVGRIPHVPGVEIVALCDMLEERTKAANDTLAKLGAPKAQEFFGEDAWKKVTKLDNVDLVYIVTDWKHHANIAVQAMKDGKHVAVEVPGALTMSEIWDIIDTSEKTRKHCMMLENCVYDFFELTTLNMAQQGVFGEILHAEGSYIHGLQPYWGNYWNNWRMDYNRKHRGDIYPTHGMGPACLALNIHRGDKMNFLVSMDTKAVGNPAFIKEKTGEVVTDFRNGDHTMTMIRTEMGKTIQIQHDVTSPRPYSRMYQLSGTKGFANKYPVEGYAIDAKEAGAEIAKNYQNLNAEEYVSEDVKKILMEKYKNPIVKDIEELAKKVGGHGGMDFIMDYRMFYCLQKGLPLDMDVYDLAEWSCLSPLTEISLDNNSAPVEIPDFTRGSWKKLNTVEFSK; translated from the coding sequence ATGAAAAGCTTAAAAATTTTATTACTAGCATTTTTGCTATTCAAAGTCTGCGATACATCGGCGCAGCTTATTAAAACCAAAACACCAAAAAGAGACAAAGGGCAAACCGATGTTTTACGTTTGGCAACACCAGCAATTCCGCATGTACGTGTAGCAGTTATTGGTCTGGGAATGCGCGGTACGGGAGCCGTAGGACGTATTCCGCATGTTCCCGGAGTAGAAATTGTAGCCTTATGCGATATGCTTGAAGAAAGAACAAAAGCAGCAAACGATACTTTGGCCAAACTTGGAGCACCAAAAGCACAGGAATTTTTTGGAGAAGATGCCTGGAAAAAAGTAACAAAACTAGATAACGTTGATTTGGTTTATATTGTAACCGACTGGAAACACCACGCTAATATTGCAGTGCAGGCCATGAAAGACGGAAAACACGTAGCTGTAGAAGTTCCGGGAGCTTTAACCATGAGCGAAATCTGGGACATTATCGATACTTCAGAAAAAACACGTAAACACTGCATGATGCTGGAAAATTGTGTGTATGATTTCTTCGAATTGACAACATTAAACATGGCGCAACAAGGAGTGTTCGGAGAAATTCTTCACGCAGAAGGTTCTTATATTCATGGATTGCAGCCATATTGGGGAAATTACTGGAACAACTGGAGAATGGATTACAACCGTAAACACAGAGGAGATATTTACCCAACACACGGAATGGGACCTGCTTGTTTAGCACTAAATATTCACAGAGGAGATAAAATGAATTTTCTGGTTTCTATGGATACAAAAGCAGTTGGAAATCCGGCTTTTATAAAAGAAAAAACAGGAGAAGTCGTAACCGATTTCAGAAATGGAGATCACACAATGACGATGATTCGTACCGAAATGGGAAAAACAATCCAGATTCAGCATGATGTTACAAGTCCGAGACCTTACAGCAGAATGTATCAATTATCTGGAACAAAAGGTTTTGCTAATAAGTATCCGGTAGAAGGTTATGCAATTGATGCCAAAGAAGCCGGAGCAGAAATTGCTAAAAACTATCAAAATCTTAATGCCGAAGAATATGTTTCTGAAGATGTAAAAAAGATTTTAATGGAAAAATATAAAAATCCAATCGTAAAAGATATCGAAGAACTGGCTAAAAAAGTAGGAGGTCACGGCGGAATGGATTTTATTATGGATTACAGAATGTTTTATTGTCTGCAAAAAGGACTTCCGCTTGATATGGACGTTTACGATTTAGCGGAATGGTCTTGCTTAAGTCCGTTAACAGAAATCTCTTTAGACAACAATTCGGCTCCGGTTGAAATTCCGGATTTTACACGCGGAAGCTGGAAAAAATTAAATACAGTTGAGTTTTCTAAATAA
- a CDS encoding PLP-dependent aminotransferase family protein gives MSGPVQIPFQSFIRLKPEENTAIYLQIVFEFIKAIQTGFLPEGTKLPGTRILCKLLSVNRNTLIKAFQDLESQGWIETLPNKGTFILSQHKQKISEDFIIEKGNKTEEVNIGFEFRRSTILENPTEKSNLTYQFNDGMPDLRLVQNDILARLYVSKLKRQKTSKTYEQIQIRSHFNFKIHFSNYLNLTRGLRISTADLLTTSSHEISLYLVTKVLISPGDKVVVASPGYYISNMTLTNTGAQIITIPVDQDGIDTNRLKEICEETKIRVLYLTSNYNYPTTISLSAKRRKELLELANQYGFVILEDDYDFDFHYDNNPILPLAAFDSNQKVVYIGSFGRSLPSGFSYGFVAAPPEFISELEKHQNILEPGIDVLKEQVLTEWINEGEVHRLSKKNKKIYKERRDYFVSLLNEKLKGKIKFKVPARGLAVWIEWLDKFNLITLQKECAKNDLFLPKTILYQTKDLTATRLGFGHLEKEEMEKAVSILCKSIEAI, from the coding sequence ATGAGTGGTCCGGTTCAAATTCCTTTTCAAAGTTTTATTCGGCTTAAGCCGGAAGAAAACACGGCAATTTATCTTCAGATCGTTTTTGAATTTATAAAAGCAATACAAACCGGATTTCTTCCCGAAGGAACAAAATTACCGGGAACTCGCATTTTATGTAAACTTTTGTCTGTAAACCGAAATACTTTAATAAAAGCGTTTCAGGATTTAGAATCGCAGGGCTGGATTGAAACGCTTCCCAACAAAGGAACTTTTATTCTTTCTCAGCATAAACAAAAAATTAGTGAAGATTTTATAATTGAAAAGGGAAATAAAACAGAAGAAGTTAACATTGGTTTTGAATTCAGACGTTCAACTATTCTTGAAAATCCTACCGAAAAAAGTAATCTTACTTATCAATTTAATGACGGAATGCCGGATTTAAGATTGGTTCAAAATGATATTTTGGCACGCCTGTATGTTTCAAAATTAAAAAGACAAAAAACTTCAAAAACATACGAACAGATTCAAATTCGGTCGCATTTCAATTTTAAAATCCATTTTTCAAATTACTTAAACCTTACGCGCGGTTTACGCATTTCTACTGCAGATTTATTGACAACAAGCAGTCATGAAATTAGTTTGTATCTGGTTACAAAAGTGCTGATTTCTCCAGGTGATAAAGTGGTTGTGGCTTCTCCGGGATATTATATTTCAAACATGACGCTGACCAATACCGGAGCGCAGATTATTACAATTCCCGTCGATCAGGACGGAATTGATACGAATCGATTAAAAGAAATTTGTGAAGAAACCAAAATCAGGGTTTTATATCTGACTTCTAATTATAATTATCCAACAACTATTTCTTTAAGTGCCAAAAGAAGAAAAGAATTACTGGAACTTGCCAATCAATATGGTTTTGTGATTCTGGAAGATGATTACGATTTTGATTTCCATTATGATAATAATCCAATTTTGCCTTTGGCGGCTTTTGATTCGAATCAAAAAGTGGTTTATATCGGTTCGTTTGGAAGATCACTTCCATCCGGATTTAGTTATGGATTTGTGGCCGCTCCTCCCGAATTTATTTCTGAATTAGAAAAACATCAAAATATTCTCGAACCAGGAATTGACGTTCTCAAAGAACAGGTTTTAACGGAATGGATTAACGAAGGCGAAGTGCACAGGCTTTCGAAAAAAAATAAAAAAATCTACAAAGAACGCCGCGATTATTTTGTTTCCTTATTGAATGAAAAACTGAAAGGCAAAATTAAATTTAAAGTTCCTGCAAGAGGTTTGGCGGTTTGGATTGAATGGCTTGATAAATTTAATTTGATTACGCTGCAAAAAGAATGCGCCAAAAATGATTTGTTTCTGCCCAAAACCATTTTATATCAAACTAAAGATTTAACCGCCACAAGATTGGGTTTTGGACATTTAGAAAAAGAGGAAATGGAAAAAGCTGTTTCTATTTTGTGTAAATCTATCGAAGCTATTTAG
- a CDS encoding RagB/SusD family nutrient uptake outer membrane protein, which produces MKNLKNYIVVLLMLAFSGCSEDLESINYDEINPSIFPSSEADIQAIVASAYYPLRGSYGNGIHSTSENGLMFMLDATTEILQGPYGVQQEASLHSYKVTSTAFTRFYDVFYNKISGMTLSIDRIQSSNVNELIKKQAIAEIKCARGLLAYELFDLYGPLVVAPLDVLKNPLKEEPLARLTNAQMVSFIENDLKDAAADLKSPAETAYGRFSSGMARMILIRLYLHEKRWAEVEEQANAIMAMNYYALESNYVGLWDVKAPVDSKEVIWAVPADYAGTSENQWQLMALPNNFPGRGGYGTIQSSWTFYDSFEATDIRKTALVAEFTGTDGVTYNRQNPANYMQLGPIPLKIDPDAARTTALTTVDIIVYRYADVILSKAEALVNKTGTPTQEAIDLVNIVRKRAQISEIQLADYNTLAKFNDMILLERSHEYWCENGQYRSDLIRHGKYTEHALALNGSASQSAPYKALMPFSLERISEGKGKFIQNPGYN; this is translated from the coding sequence ATGAAAAATTTAAAAAATTATATAGTTGTATTATTGATGCTTGCCTTTTCCGGATGTAGTGAAGATCTGGAGTCTATCAATTACGATGAAATTAACCCGAGTATTTTTCCAAGCTCGGAGGCTGATATTCAGGCTATAGTAGCTTCTGCCTATTATCCGTTAAGAGGTTCATACGGAAACGGAATCCACTCTACTTCAGAAAACGGATTAATGTTTATGCTGGATGCAACTACAGAAATTCTCCAAGGTCCTTACGGTGTGCAGCAAGAAGCTTCTCTGCACAGTTATAAAGTAACGTCGACAGCGTTTACCCGTTTTTATGATGTGTTTTACAACAAAATAAGCGGTATGACTTTGAGCATCGACAGAATCCAGTCATCAAATGTAAATGAGTTGATAAAAAAGCAAGCTATTGCTGAAATCAAATGCGCAAGAGGATTATTGGCTTACGAACTTTTTGATTTATACGGACCGCTTGTTGTAGCGCCTTTAGATGTATTAAAAAATCCTTTGAAAGAAGAACCTTTGGCAAGACTTACAAATGCACAAATGGTAAGTTTTATTGAAAATGATTTGAAAGACGCTGCAGCAGATTTAAAATCTCCTGCCGAAACTGCTTACGGAAGATTCAGCAGCGGAATGGCAAGAATGATTTTGATACGATTATATCTTCATGAAAAAAGATGGGCAGAAGTTGAGGAACAGGCTAATGCTATCATGGCAATGAATTATTACGCATTAGAATCAAATTATGTTGGTTTGTGGGATGTAAAAGCGCCTGTTGACAGCAAAGAGGTAATTTGGGCAGTTCCGGCAGATTATGCAGGAACAAGTGAAAACCAATGGCAGCTAATGGCGTTACCAAATAATTTCCCGGGCCGCGGCGGTTACGGAACTATTCAAAGCTCCTGGACTTTTTATGATTCTTTTGAAGCTACAGATATTCGTAAAACAGCACTTGTTGCCGAGTTTACAGGAACTGATGGCGTAACATATAACAGACAAAATCCTGCAAACTATATGCAGTTAGGACCAATTCCGTTAAAAATCGATCCGGATGCAGCCAGAACAACAGCATTAACAACTGTAGATATTATTGTATATCGTTATGCCGATGTTATTTTATCAAAAGCTGAAGCATTGGTAAATAAAACCGGAACGCCAACACAAGAAGCAATTGATTTGGTAAACATCGTGAGAAAGAGAGCGCAGATCAGCGAAATTCAATTAGCTGATTATAACACGCTTGCCAAATTCAACGATATGATTCTTTTAGAAAGATCTCACGAATACTGGTGTGAAAACGGACAATATCGTTCAGACTTAATCAGACACGGAAAATATACAGAACATGCTCTTGCCTTAAACGGTTCAGCAAGTCAAAGTGCCCCTTACAAAGCTTTAATGCCATTTTCTTTAGAAAGAATAAGCGAAGGCAAAGGTAAATTTATTCAGAATCCTGGATATAATTAA
- a CDS encoding DUF4832 domain-containing protein — MKNLLMLICLFLNVASSCQSDGGDKNDGGEVDGTSKVTYTASNEVFTNPERGFMHTWQVNSEGAAMTAASLNNLKKENVSLILRLYYLEKFKTSALSQTQLDLIKTDFMRLREAGLKCVLRFAYTDAQDGSDASVAVISGHLDQLKPILEENKDVIAFVQAGFVGAWGEWYYTTNQLTTPANKKLIIDKLLASFPKEVKIQLRTPKIKQDYVGTTIAMDATAGYGTSNTARLGFHNDCFMASVDDYGTYIDITSEKTYISNEALYVPTGGETCPPTDVPVASCSTAEKEMSLLKWTYLNLDYYGPVLQEWRNNNCFTDFERKLGYRLSLASSSLKKEAAVNGTLEFQALLNNGGFAPVYNPKNAYLILRATSGGTVYKKKLNFDVRKVVPRVTYDLKESVSLSGIPAGTYELFLKIEDSSTKLVDRPDYCIRFANTGVWETATGFNKLSQTVIIK; from the coding sequence ATGAAAAATTTACTAATGTTAATCTGCCTTTTTCTAAATGTCGCGTCAAGCTGTCAAAGCGATGGAGGTGATAAAAATGATGGCGGAGAAGTAGACGGAACTTCAAAAGTAACGTATACCGCTTCCAACGAAGTTTTTACAAATCCGGAACGTGGATTTATGCATACGTGGCAGGTAAATTCAGAAGGTGCGGCAATGACTGCTGCATCTTTAAACAATCTGAAAAAAGAAAACGTAAGCCTTATTCTGCGTTTGTATTATTTGGAAAAGTTTAAAACTTCGGCTTTAAGCCAGACACAATTAGATCTTATCAAAACTGATTTTATGCGTCTTAGAGAAGCTGGATTAAAATGTGTTTTACGTTTTGCGTATACAGATGCACAAGATGGTTCTGATGCTTCTGTGGCTGTAATTTCAGGACATTTAGATCAGTTGAAACCAATTCTGGAAGAAAACAAAGATGTAATTGCTTTTGTTCAGGCAGGATTTGTTGGAGCTTGGGGAGAATGGTATTATACTACAAACCAGCTTACAACGCCGGCAAATAAAAAACTGATTATAGACAAGCTTTTAGCATCTTTTCCAAAAGAAGTAAAAATTCAGTTAAGAACTCCAAAAATCAAACAAGATTACGTTGGAACAACAATAGCAATGGACGCGACAGCTGGTTACGGAACTTCAAATACTGCTCGTTTAGGTTTTCATAATGACTGTTTCATGGCAAGTGTAGACGATTACGGAACATATATAGACATTACTTCCGAAAAAACATATATAAGCAATGAAGCATTGTATGTGCCAACAGGAGGAGAAACTTGTCCGCCAACAGATGTTCCGGTTGCGAGCTGCAGTACAGCCGAAAAAGAAATGTCTCTTTTGAAATGGACGTATTTAAATCTTGATTATTACGGTCCGGTTTTACAGGAATGGAGAAACAACAACTGCTTTACGGATTTTGAAAGAAAACTGGGTTACAGACTTTCATTAGCATCATCAAGTCTTAAAAAAGAAGCAGCTGTAAATGGTACTTTAGAGTTTCAGGCATTATTAAATAACGGTGGTTTTGCTCCGGTATACAATCCTAAAAATGCTTATTTAATTTTAAGAGCAACTTCTGGCGGAACAGTTTATAAGAAAAAGTTAAACTTCGATGTTAGAAAAGTAGTGCCAAGAGTAACGTACGATTTAAAAGAATCGGTGAGCTTATCCGGAATTCCGGCAGGAACTTATGAATTGTTTCTTAAGATTGAAGACAGCTCAACAAAACTAGTTGACAGACCTGATTATTGTATTCGTTTTGCCAATACTGGAGTATGGGAAACTGCAACAGGTTTCAATAAATTATCACAAACGGTTATCATTAAATAG
- a CDS encoding TonB-dependent receptor: MKKIYFAITALICTNFYAQTKRDSIIEIDEVIIHENRLSTPISKQNRNVYVISNETIKKLPGRTLQEVLQYANGVDIRQRGPFGGQADISVDGGSFEQTVVLLNGAKIIDSQTAHNMLNLPLPVEAIERIEVLRGPAARIFGINSLTGAINIITKKPTKSGVLLSTYAGSNFEKDSDDTGDTFFGTGVQVGAVLGKEKQQHSIFASHDKSNGYRYNTGFENNKILYQGNVQINDSNEILGSFGYVKNGFGANGFYAAPGDKNSTEIVQTTFANIQSKHSITNNWKIMPRVTYRYNYDDYRYLGNNNLNVGRSQHYTNSIAAELNSSIKTENGEIGFGAEFRNEDIHSSNIGDHDRENVGLYAEYRTSFFEKLNVNLGTYLNYNSDYKWQIYPGLDASYELTNEFKVIANVGTSQRIPSFTDLYLNQRPGNIGNPDLVSENAFQTEFGFKFNRKSLSLNANYFYREISNYIDWTRMVTTVPWQSQNYGDLITNGINMRGSYSVNFSNDSKLNFTLGYSYLDSKFKDTRPEPYSKYLISSLKHQVTNTIDFQHKDFSVLLATRFNERVTGASYWINDARISQSIKKFTIFIDAQNIFNTTYYEVGAFPLPARWFSLGAKFVTF, encoded by the coding sequence ATGAAAAAAATCTATTTTGCTATTACAGCATTAATATGTACCAACTTTTACGCCCAGACAAAAAGGGATTCTATTATAGAAATTGATGAGGTAATTATTCATGAAAACCGTTTAAGCACGCCAATTTCAAAACAAAACAGAAACGTTTATGTTATTAGTAACGAAACGATTAAAAAATTACCGGGAAGAACGCTTCAGGAAGTTTTGCAATATGCAAACGGAGTTGATATCAGACAAAGAGGACCTTTTGGAGGACAGGCCGATATAAGCGTAGACGGAGGAAGTTTTGAGCAGACTGTTGTTTTGTTAAATGGCGCGAAAATAATTGACTCTCAAACGGCTCATAATATGCTTAACCTGCCTCTTCCGGTCGAAGCAATTGAGAGAATCGAAGTTTTGCGTGGTCCGGCTGCGAGAATCTTCGGAATCAACAGCTTAACGGGAGCGATTAATATTATTACTAAAAAGCCAACAAAATCAGGAGTTTTATTGAGTACTTACGCAGGTTCTAATTTTGAAAAAGATTCTGACGATACCGGAGATACATTTTTTGGGACTGGAGTTCAGGTTGGAGCTGTTTTAGGAAAAGAAAAACAACAGCATTCTATTTTTGCATCTCACGATAAAAGCAACGGATACCGCTATAATACAGGATTTGAAAACAATAAAATCTTGTATCAGGGAAATGTTCAAATCAATGATTCTAATGAAATTTTAGGTTCGTTTGGTTATGTAAAAAACGGATTTGGTGCAAACGGATTTTATGCAGCCCCTGGCGATAAGAATTCTACCGAAATTGTGCAGACAACTTTTGCTAATATTCAGTCTAAACATTCTATTACAAACAATTGGAAAATTATGCCAAGAGTTACGTACAGATATAATTATGACGATTACAGATATTTAGGAAATAATAATTTAAATGTTGGAAGAAGTCAGCATTATACCAATTCTATTGCGGCAGAACTGAATTCTTCGATCAAAACAGAAAATGGAGAAATTGGTTTTGGGGCCGAATTTAGAAACGAAGATATTCATTCGTCTAATATTGGTGATCACGACCGTGAAAATGTGGGACTTTATGCAGAATACAGAACGTCTTTTTTTGAGAAATTAAATGTGAATTTAGGAACATATTTAAATTATAATTCAGATTATAAATGGCAAATTTATCCAGGACTTGATGCGAGTTACGAGTTGACAAACGAGTTTAAGGTTATTGCTAATGTGGGGACTAGTCAAAGGATTCCTTCGTTTACAGACTTGTACTTGAATCAGCGTCCGGGAAATATCGGAAATCCTGATTTGGTTTCTGAAAATGCTTTTCAAACAGAATTCGGATTTAAATTCAACAGAAAATCTTTAAGCTTAAACGCTAATTATTTTTACAGAGAAATAAGCAATTACATCGACTGGACCAGAATGGTAACAACTGTGCCGTGGCAAAGTCAGAATTATGGAGATTTAATTACAAACGGAATCAATATGCGCGGATCGTATAGTGTTAATTTTTCTAATGATTCTAAATTGAATTTCACTTTAGGATATTCTTACCTGGATTCTAAATTTAAAGATACACGCCCGGAACCATATTCTAAATATTTAATTTCATCTTTAAAGCATCAGGTAACCAATACAATAGATTTTCAGCACAAAGATTTTTCAGTTTTACTGGCAACCCGTTTTAACGAAAGAGTTACCGGAGCTTCTTACTGGATTAATGATGCGAGAATTAGTCAGTCTATCAAGAAATTTACAATTTTCATTGATGCTCAAAATATATTTAATACTACATATTATGAAGTTGGAGCATTTCCTTTACCGGCAAGATGGTTTAGTTTAGGAGCAAAATTTGTTACTTTTTAA
- a CDS encoding PKD domain-containing protein, with protein MKKIKLTKYITLLAALLLLTACSSDSSSDDSATKPTADFSFTNDGSTFTFTNLSTNGTKYRWDFGDLYYTSGEKDPVYTYKIGGEIRVSLTVTNDKGEEAFITKTITAPRIIIIDIKIDGKFTDWDDVAVTDQNTSGNGSIQKIKIWAGGPNVNVYLEGNKKMLMELVDMYINTDGNTQTGFLHSNWSQGSGAEFLFEGPVVTNGWGQFYNHTDPNGGWGWAGIAGSGANLKASSIVSLNDTTNAIEFSIPKSQLGTLGSSIGIAITEMNSGWGLVANFPEAPKFSTLQL; from the coding sequence ATGAAAAAAATAAAACTAACCAAATACATAACATTGCTAGCCGCTTTGTTATTGCTAACGGCTTGTTCGAGCGATAGTTCGTCAGACGATTCAGCAACAAAACCAACCGCAGATTTTTCATTTACAAATGATGGAAGTACGTTCACTTTTACCAATCTTTCAACAAACGGAACAAAATACCGTTGGGATTTTGGAGATTTATATTATACATCCGGAGAAAAAGATCCGGTTTATACCTATAAAATTGGAGGTGAAATCAGAGTTTCTTTGACCGTAACAAACGACAAAGGCGAAGAAGCATTCATCACCAAAACTATAACTGCCCCAAGAATTATTATTATAGATATTAAAATCGACGGAAAATTTACAGATTGGGATGATGTTGCCGTAACCGATCAAAATACATCTGGAAATGGTTCTATCCAAAAAATTAAAATCTGGGCTGGAGGTCCAAATGTAAATGTGTATTTAGAAGGAAATAAAAAAATGCTGATGGAACTGGTTGATATGTACATCAATACCGATGGAAATACTCAAACGGGATTCTTACACAGCAATTGGTCACAAGGTTCTGGAGCTGAATTTTTATTCGAAGGTCCGGTTGTAACCAACGGCTGGGGACAATTCTACAACCACACCGATCCAAACGGAGGCTGGGGCTGGGCCGGAATTGCAGGTTCTGGAGCCAATTTAAAAGCGTCATCAATTGTTAGTTTGAATGACACCACAAATGCTATCGAATTCAGCATTCCGAAATCACAATTAGGAACATTAGGAAGTTCAATAGGAATTGCCATTACCGAAATGAATTCAGGCTGGGGATTAGTTGCCAACTTCCCTGAGGCGCCTAAGTTTTCTACACTTCAATTGTAG